The genome window ATACTATACAAAAATCGTAAAGAGAATTCAtgcaaaattgatatttaattttctcagGTCTGGCACAGCATCGACgaaattgtaaatacattGTTCATTCTGCTAACAACTTTAAACACCTTGGGAAAACAAATCGCTTTTAACGTCCGCTCGGTGCGCATCGATCGacttattgataaaattaacgGTAAAGTAAAGTACAACGTGATAACAATAACACGAGACTCGCGTATACATTCTTGTATGTACTCGGTTTTCGAGTTGGTAAGTCGGACCGTAAAGTTCTCTTGTTCACCAGCGACGTGCCAAATCAAATGTCGGGTACTATACATTTACGTTCTCGTCTCCTTGCGCATAGTTTTTATAACGAATtggtttttataaaagaaatgcaAATAAATTGCATTGCTGCGAGATTCTTGTAACTTGTCATCATTTCTGTGATAAATGCACAGATATAATTAGAACTTCTAATAGCTTGAAAGCATCTCTGTTGCAGcgattatataaaaagaagaacatgaataaaaaaaaagatcgcAGCCGTCTCAATCACTCGTTATAATTTCAGGCAACAAACATTCCGAAAAAAACTATGCAATCATTCCTTTTGATAGtttcttaattttcttattagtttaataaaactaatatgaataaatgaacaaagctatacataatataatttactgaacatagataaaaattatttgaaaaatattgccTGTTTTCTAATACTCGTAATCTTTGTAGTCATACAGTAGTATGAAATTCTTATGTCTGTATCCAGGGTCCCTTTTTACACCGGGTAGTAACTACCAAGATAAGGTCATGAGACACCATGCTAAGTCCATGTTACGTCTGTTGCGTATGTATCACTGTGCGATATTCCTATGTGGGCTCATGTGGACGATATTCCCCGTTGTCGACCGCGCTTTAGGAGAAGATGTTCAGTTCACTGGATACTTCCCATTCGATACCAGTAAGACACCAGTGTAAGTAGAGGTTCTTCCAATCTTACCAACGCTCGAATTACTTTAAACGTAATTGTTAGAAGGGATGAAATTTTCTACACATTTTCCTCTCCTTATTGAACTAATGTAGGGTCAGGGCACCATGTTTTGGTACTTCGGATCGACATTTCAATCTTCTCTCCGTTTATCTGTAACGCAATCCACTCATGTATTcctagtataaataatataattttctactaaaaaagttaatttacctATTTAGGAggatttttcaataaattaaatttataatagcgATTTCTTGATTACTTCCAGATTTGAATTAACAGTTACTTACATGTCCATATTAATAACACTGCAGGCGTACGGCAACGTTACAATGGACTGCACAATTGTTGCATTTTATGCACAAGCAAAAACGCAGTTGCAAATGTTAAGATATGATCTTGAGAATTTATCTAATACAGATggagaaaataataaagatattcacaaaattatattaaaaacctaCAAGGATGTAGAAAGCATAAGATTTAGAAGATTATTGCAaaggaaatttgtaaagtGCATGCAACATCATCAACAAATATTATGGTAAAgtgtttaacattttttattcagttgAAAGCTAGCATTCTTTCTCTGGGATTTCAAAACAATAGTCACCCTGACCTACTAGATTATTGCAGTCAAACTTGGTGTCTACTTGTTGGAAACAGCATGGCAGAGaagtacaaatttaattaattgcagGTTTGTTAAGGAAGTGCAGTCAATATTTGCAGAAGCGATGGTCGTACAATTCTTCGTTATGGCGTGGGTCATCTGTATGACCGTCTATAAGATAGTTGGGGTACGTATTACTTTACTTTATCAAGTTAAagaaactaataattaatttaattttgttcccAGCTGAGCATACTATCCGCGGAGTTTTTCTCGATGGCCATGTATTTAGGATGTATGCTGGCACAACTGTTTATTTACTGCTATTATGGAACTCAACTTAAATATGAGGTAAACGTTTTCAACTAACTTTAAACagccaatttaaattaaaaaactttacctAGGCTTGTACACACTTACTAATTTATCACTGAAAAGACCGAAAGAGTTTCAGAGAAAATGTGTCTGAACTGAATatgataagattaaaaataataaagtctaCCGACGTATACAGGGTGCCCCTAGGGTGTTTTAAGACTGGAATACTTATTacatcctactaatattataaattcgaatgtttagatgtattcatggatggatggatggaagttacaaggtatctgcagaacggctACATGGATCTCACTGaatttggcattgatgtagaacatagcacggaagaactcataggctactaattaagttttttgtagTCCCGCGTGGACGCagtcgcaggcaacagctagtaccTTATATATTTCCATTCTgtcgatttttaaatagtttgttGTTAGTTTTAGGTAATTTAGATTGTTAATTGCAGAGTGATTGTGTGAATCAATCTATCTACGACTGTGAATGGACATCCCTATCCCCGGCGGCGAGGCGTCACCTGCTCATACTGATGGTCCGTTGCTCGCGCCCTCTAGCGCCGACCATCGCTCACATCGTACCCATGTCTATGGACACTTACATCTCTGTAAGGATTACATTTACTATTAATGATTGCTACTCTTTGTAACACTAAAAGTTCCCAAAGAAATCATTACCtacttgtaatatatttttgttttcagataCTCAAGTCTTCATATACATTGTTCACTTTTTTGGATCGAAAATAGCAttccataaaaaattatatgcatTGAATAGTTTTGATTGGTTTGCGAACTTGGaagatttttcatttataaaagtttgttttctacaatatagtttttttttaatatcaatagcgatacaacttttaaaagggttt of Papilio machaon chromosome 6, ilPapMach1.1, whole genome shotgun sequence contains these proteins:
- the LOC106714736 gene encoding odorant receptor 46a-like — protein: MYSSFDAFKPHFNALARVGYFKMVFKSSSKIKQTLNVYYRVVIWFFVILYNMQHVLRVIQVWHSIDEIVNTLFILLTTLNTLGKQIAFNVRSVRIDRLIDKINGSLFTPGSNYQDKVMRHHAKSMLRLLRMYHCAIFLCGLMWTIFPVVDRALGEDVQFTGYFPFDTSKTPVFELTVTYMSILITLQAYGNVTMDCTIVAFYAQAKTQLQMLRYDLENLSNTDGENNKDIHKIILKTYKDVESIRFRRLLQRKFVKCMQHHQQILWFVKEVQSIFAEAMVVQFFVMAWVICMTVYKIVGLSILSAEFFSMAMYLGCMLAQLFIYCYYGTQLKYESDCVNQSIYDCEWTSLSPAARRHLLILMVRCSRPLAPTIAHIVPMSMDTYISILKSSYTLFTFLDRK